The following are encoded in a window of Dysidea avara chromosome 4, odDysAvar1.4, whole genome shotgun sequence genomic DNA:
- the LOC136254719 gene encoding uncharacterized protein, which yields MARIRVDHTTTTVTKNVSKCCTFEATIKGVLFYDGYALLNPATFQQVYLIRDYQNKYHHRSYWVKLMESNTTLGHLSRETADACYYVAGIPTVMYTANTISGFVYSLDSSSKNYKDMATDILISVSAIEKYHGDILECFEQFSVTVEEYLPKWLR from the exons ATGGCAAG AATCAGAGTTGATCATACCACCACCACTGTGACAAAAAATGTATCAAAGTGCTGCACATTTGAAGCAACAATAAAGGGAGTACTGTTTTATGATGGCTATGCTCTTCTTAACCCAGCCACATTTCAGCAAGTGTACCTTATTCGAGATTACCAAAACAAGTACCATCACAGATCATATTGGGTTAAGTTAATGGAGTCCAATACAACACTTGGCCATTTGAGCAGAGAAACAGCTGATGCTTGCTACTATGTAGCTGGAATTCCAACAGTAATGTATACAGC CAATACTATTAGTGGATTTGTGTACTCCTTGGACTCAAGTTCCAAAAATTATAAAGACATGGCAACAGATATCCTGATATCAGTTTCTGCCATTGAAAAATATCATGGAGATATACTGGAATGCTTTGAACAGTTCTCGGTAACAGTTGAA GAATACTTACCAAAATGGCTAAGATGA